A DNA window from Terriglobia bacterium contains the following coding sequences:
- the lpxA gene encoding acyl-ACP--UDP-N-acetylglucosamine O-acyltransferase, translated as MIHPTAIIDPTARIPESCRIGPYCVVGAKVEMGGNCELVAHVVLHGPTRMGRNNRIYPFAAVGIDPQDISYRGEATGLEIGDDNTIREYVTINRGTMKGGGVTRIGSGILIMAYTHIGHDCVIGDHAMLINAATLAGHVTVEEWAVVGALCPVHQFVRIGAHSYIGGGTTITQDVLPFSKTSAARENRAYGLNSVGLKRRGFSDERLRKLHHAYKILLASKLNTSQAIEKLRREGNLGEDVELLVRFIESSDRGVIK; from the coding sequence TTGATCCATCCCACCGCCATCATCGATCCCACAGCCAGGATTCCGGAGTCCTGCCGTATCGGACCGTACTGCGTTGTCGGAGCGAAGGTGGAGATGGGGGGAAATTGCGAGCTGGTGGCGCACGTCGTGCTGCATGGGCCGACACGCATGGGCCGGAACAACCGCATCTATCCGTTCGCGGCGGTGGGCATTGATCCCCAGGACATCAGCTACCGCGGCGAGGCAACGGGGCTGGAGATCGGCGACGACAATACCATCCGCGAGTACGTCACGATCAACCGCGGCACAATGAAAGGCGGTGGGGTTACGCGCATCGGCAGCGGCATTCTTATCATGGCGTACACGCATATCGGGCACGATTGCGTGATTGGCGACCACGCCATGCTGATCAACGCGGCCACGCTTGCGGGGCACGTCACGGTGGAAGAATGGGCGGTGGTGGGCGCGCTGTGTCCGGTGCACCAATTCGTGCGCATCGGCGCGCATAGCTACATTGGCGGCGGGACCACAATCACGCAGGACGTACTGCCGTTTTCCAAGACCAGTGCGGCGCGCGAGAATCGGGCGTACGGGCTGAACAGCGTGGGATTGAAGCGGCGTGGATTTAGCGACGAGCGGCTACGCAAACTGCATCACGCATACAAGATCCTGCTGGCGTCCAAGCTGAACACCTCGCAGGCGATCGAGAAGCTGCGCCGCGAGGGCAACCTGGGCGAAGACGTCGAGCTGCTGGTCCGGTTCATCGAGTCGTCGGACCGGGGAGTAATTAAGTGA